A stretch of the Saccharolobus caldissimus genome encodes the following:
- a CDS encoding MFS transporter, translating to MKKEDFLLIVSSSLGGIAWGANTIIIPLYFKTLGLTPLLIGEILSASIVSNTVFSLLWSILADAYGRKRFIFISRGLATVAFVLLLFTPFSYLFSNQGYGLISSLMTEKIEDLDKAMSYRSSLNILFSVIGSLLPLILNYRYIIVVDATITLSSILLLIPVKEKYRGTKRPTLRISSFKLLGKLSTEAIIGLGAGILLPMLSLWFNLKFGVTASELSPIYAISELTLALGTLGAPLLGKTLGRIRAIFVTHILAIIVLILIPFSKSLFIAGLLYIIRNTLMNLTGPLMNAFIYMIVKEDERSRVSSILQLLDAVPRSIGPTLTGYLFSTGNLDIPFFITAALYMLSTILFYNFFKDLKI from the coding sequence GTGAAAAAAGAAGATTTTTTACTGATAGTATCATCCTCATTGGGAGGTATCGCTTGGGGGGCTAATACAATTATAATCCCCCTTTATTTTAAAACGCTAGGGCTTACTCCATTATTAATAGGGGAAATATTAAGCGCGTCGATAGTGTCAAATACAGTGTTCTCACTTCTATGGTCTATTTTAGCTGATGCATATGGAAGGAAAAGATTTATCTTTATATCTAGAGGCTTAGCTACAGTAGCTTTCGTTTTACTCCTCTTCACACCTTTCTCTTATCTGTTTTCAAATCAAGGCTATGGTTTAATTTCGTCTTTAATGACTGAGAAAATTGAAGATTTAGATAAAGCAATGAGCTATAGATCTTCACTAAATATCTTATTCTCAGTCATTGGCTCCCTTCTTCCCCTAATTTTGAACTATAGGTATATAATAGTAGTTGATGCTACAATAACATTATCCTCAATATTACTTTTAATACCAGTCAAAGAGAAATATCGAGGTACTAAGAGACCTACGTTAAGAATCTCCTCTTTTAAGCTTCTTGGTAAACTTTCTACGGAGGCAATAATTGGTTTAGGTGCGGGAATATTATTACCAATGTTATCATTATGGTTTAATCTAAAATTTGGTGTAACTGCTTCAGAGCTTTCTCCTATATACGCTATTTCCGAGTTAACCTTAGCATTAGGAACACTAGGCGCTCCTCTATTAGGAAAAACTTTAGGAAGAATAAGGGCTATATTCGTTACTCATATTTTAGCAATAATAGTCCTCATTTTAATTCCTTTTAGTAAATCACTATTTATTGCAGGATTACTATATATAATTAGAAACACGTTAATGAATTTAACTGGTCCCTTAATGAACGCATTTATTTACATGATAGTTAAGGAAGATGAGAGAAGTAGGGTAAGTAGCATATTACAGTTACTTGATGCAGTACCTAGATCTATAGGGCCTACGCTAACTGGATATCTTTTTTCCACGGGAAATTTAGATATTCCTTTCTTCATTACTGCTGCCCTATATATGTTATCTACAATACTTTTCTATAATTTCTTTAAGGATCTGAAAATATAG
- the wrbA gene encoding NAD(P)H:quinone oxidoreductase gives MECPKILVLFYGYGSIVDLAKNVAEGAREITREVKLARVREYFPEEIIKKFRINTDSVRDIPEASLPDLEWADGLIIGSPTRYGNMAGQLKLFLDQTAELWSKGGLYGKPVGFFTEASTMHGGHESTIIAMANFAYHHGMIIVPPGYGIKEISTTTTGGGPYGATHLGNKKELDQNEIAIARFLGKRVAEVAKKLRCT, from the coding sequence ATGGAATGTCCTAAAATTCTCGTTTTATTTTATGGGTATGGGTCTATTGTAGATCTAGCTAAAAACGTAGCTGAAGGGGCTAGAGAAATTACTAGAGAAGTAAAACTAGCCAGAGTTAGAGAATACTTCCCAGAAGAAATTATAAAGAAATTTAGAATAAATACGGATAGTGTAAGAGATATTCCAGAGGCTTCACTACCAGATTTGGAATGGGCTGATGGGCTAATTATAGGTTCACCAACCAGATATGGTAACATGGCTGGGCAACTGAAGCTGTTTTTAGATCAGACTGCAGAATTGTGGAGTAAAGGAGGTTTGTATGGAAAGCCTGTGGGTTTCTTTACAGAAGCTTCTACTATGCATGGAGGTCACGAGAGTACAATAATAGCGATGGCCAATTTCGCTTATCATCATGGAATGATAATCGTTCCACCAGGTTATGGAATAAAGGAAATTTCGACTACAACTACAGGCGGAGGACCTTACGGAGCTACTCACTTAGGAAATAAAAAAGAACTCGATCAAAATGAGATAGCAATAGCCCGATTTTTAGGTAAGAGAGTAGCAGAAGTAGCCAAAAAGTTAAGATGTACTTAA
- a CDS encoding lipoate--protein ligase family protein codes for MKLRVLIAEFPQDPYLNIAIDEALLIKGRGSILRIWRNDKSVILGILSSIRDEVNLDFIRSAGIVMVRRISGGGTVFHDMGNINYTIIVDKKDDKDQLTGIDYLYGKLLKGTINAIKILSNSSEIAVYNDSDITFKGYKVSGNAGYIYGNRYMLHGTLLISTDLNLMHKALIIPPKNVKRNVNMIKYKVNNLSALLNKEINYKDVIYAFTKSFSELLESEIYEDEINNEEIELAYNLSRNKYMREDFINKRL; via the coding sequence ATGAAATTAAGGGTACTAATAGCCGAATTCCCTCAAGATCCCTATTTAAATATAGCTATTGACGAGGCACTCTTAATTAAAGGAAGAGGTTCGATTTTGAGAATATGGAGGAACGACAAAAGTGTAATTTTAGGAATTCTATCTAGTATAAGAGATGAAGTAAATTTAGATTTTATAAGAAGTGCAGGAATTGTTATGGTAAGAAGAATAAGTGGTGGAGGTACAGTATTTCACGACATGGGTAATATTAATTATACAATAATAGTTGATAAAAAAGACGATAAGGATCAATTAACTGGAATAGATTATCTTTACGGTAAGTTACTAAAGGGGACTATAAACGCTATAAAAATTTTATCTAACTCTAGTGAAATAGCAGTTTATAACGATAGTGATATAACATTTAAAGGTTATAAGGTTTCAGGGAATGCAGGCTATATATACGGTAATAGATATATGTTACACGGTACATTGCTTATCTCTACAGATCTTAACTTGATGCATAAAGCGTTAATTATACCACCAAAAAATGTTAAAAGAAATGTAAATATGATAAAATACAAAGTTAATAATTTATCTGCATTACTTAATAAGGAGATTAATTATAAAGACGTTATATACGCTTTTACGAAAAGTTTTTCTGAACTACTAGAAAGTGAGATTTATGAGGACGAGATTAATAATGAAGAAATAGAACTAGCCTATAACTTATCTAGAAACAAATACATGAGAGAAGATTTTATAAATAAAAGACTTTAA
- a CDS encoding DUF981 family protein has product MALFVDILTNQLIVMAIAFITLAYGLIKTYRVHSTVMDYRNSMKAQYIPLLTLGGLMAITGLYGLITWPLPGSYNILFYDLYPVLGLGLIGIAVSIKNDYKLEHLGFMAILFGLVTIYYGVIGFIHHMTLEPAALLALYALTGLASIFFYPVSLFLDSAKYGKIFLIIDAILLILAGIVAAYIGIVAVPEHLVGFSKWVPPIL; this is encoded by the coding sequence ATGGCGTTATTCGTAGATATACTTACTAACCAATTAATAGTTATGGCAATTGCTTTCATAACATTGGCTTATGGTTTAATTAAAACCTATAGAGTCCATAGTACTGTAATGGATTATAGGAATTCTATGAAAGCTCAATACATTCCTTTACTTACACTAGGAGGGCTTATGGCTATTACCGGCCTTTATGGTTTAATAACATGGCCCTTACCTGGTAGTTACAATATACTTTTCTACGACTTATATCCAGTATTAGGTTTAGGATTAATTGGAATAGCAGTTAGCATAAAGAACGACTATAAACTTGAACACTTAGGCTTTATGGCTATATTGTTTGGATTAGTAACGATTTACTATGGTGTAATTGGCTTCATTCATCATATGACTTTAGAACCAGCAGCATTACTCGCATTATACGCATTAACCGGATTAGCTTCGATATTTTTCTATCCAGTATCATTATTCCTTGACAGTGCCAAATATGGAAAGATTTTCTTAATTATAGACGCAATATTGCTAATACTTGCGGGAATAGTTGCAGCTTATATAGGAATTGTAGCTGTTCCAGAACATTTAGTAGGCTTCTCAAAATGGGTTCCCCCCATTTTGTAA
- a CDS encoding amidohydrolase family protein → MLKIDVHSHYFPLRIMKELKEVIKFDIELSTDNKIYIKIGNVTWSGEAYVGLLDEDKIRDDSKKGEVDIRVLSLAPISYLYDFDDNVALTFYTKLNDNLAHIVEKSEGMFIGLAGVPLQSPSLAIDELKRAVKDLGLKGVEIGSHVLGKNLDDESFRDFFRTVSALNIPVFIHPQITDVIGKDRLRKYFFTNILGVPIEDTIAGASLIASGIIQEYDIKVILPHGGGFLPYQIGRFDNGYKIRSDVREKIRKEPSSFLSNFYFDTILFNKNIIEFLVKFVGSDHLVLGSDYPFKMGYFKPYESIEFLNEIDKEKICEINARKLFKI, encoded by the coding sequence ATGTTAAAAATTGATGTGCATTCTCACTATTTTCCCTTAAGAATTATGAAAGAACTTAAAGAAGTAATTAAATTCGATATAGAATTATCTACAGACAATAAAATTTATATAAAAATAGGAAATGTAACTTGGAGCGGTGAAGCATACGTAGGATTATTAGATGAGGATAAAATAAGAGATGATAGTAAGAAAGGTGAGGTGGACATAAGGGTATTATCACTAGCGCCCATCTCATATCTTTATGATTTTGATGATAATGTAGCTTTAACGTTTTACACTAAGTTAAATGATAATTTAGCTCATATAGTAGAGAAAAGTGAAGGTATGTTCATAGGGCTTGCTGGTGTTCCTCTTCAGAGCCCCTCGCTAGCAATTGACGAATTAAAGAGGGCAGTAAAGGATCTAGGATTAAAGGGAGTTGAAATCGGTTCTCACGTATTAGGTAAAAATTTAGATGACGAATCGTTTAGGGATTTCTTTAGAACAGTATCAGCGTTAAATATTCCGGTTTTTATTCATCCTCAAATTACTGACGTAATCGGAAAGGATAGGCTAAGGAAATATTTTTTCACAAATATTTTAGGAGTTCCAATAGAGGATACGATAGCTGGGGCTTCACTAATAGCAAGTGGTATAATTCAAGAATACGATATAAAGGTAATATTACCTCATGGCGGAGGATTTCTTCCATATCAGATAGGGAGATTTGATAATGGATATAAAATTAGATCGGATGTAAGGGAGAAAATAAGAAAAGAACCCAGTTCATTTTTAAGTAACTTCTATTTTGATACTATACTTTTTAATAAAAATATAATAGAATTTTTAGTTAAGTTCGTTGGTTCAGATCACTTAGTGCTAGGTAGTGATTACCCGTTTAAAATGGGCTACTTTAAGCCTTATGAATCAATAGAATTTCTTAACGAAATTGACAAGGAAAAAATTTGCGAGATAAACGCTAGAAAATTATTTAAAATATAA
- a CDS encoding NAD(P)/FAD-dependent oxidoreductase has product MVRTIILGAGFAGISAKLAYPEAILIDEKDYITITPRLIEVIERDLPVSYALMQRKVDLKAKIIGVDFKDKIVKTTEGNIKFDKLIVALGYEQDISKIKGAEKYALKFFSLKDIEYIKNLKESSTVTILGGGALGVELAGALVKRGFKVNVVEAENRLVPYLSSQFSVEVEKILREQGVQIILKAKVEEVKEGEIVTTQGIIKTDYTIFSAGFSGPKIISYIGLTNKNNRMLVDRSLRSIDYDFVYGAGDCANFKEGFIPQSAQIALQAGEIAAKNAKGREIEFKPNQKAIVLKIGDNYVGEIKGMTIKGPIPALMKSFALSMLENKVKKVNEIPYLIL; this is encoded by the coding sequence ATGGTTAGGACGATAATATTAGGTGCTGGGTTTGCAGGAATCTCAGCCAAGTTAGCCTATCCTGAGGCTATATTAATTGATGAAAAGGATTACATTACAATAACTCCTAGGCTTATAGAGGTTATTGAGAGAGACCTTCCAGTATCTTATGCCTTAATGCAGAGAAAAGTTGATCTTAAAGCCAAAATTATAGGCGTTGATTTTAAGGATAAAATAGTAAAAACAACTGAGGGTAATATTAAATTCGATAAACTTATAGTTGCCTTAGGCTATGAGCAGGATATAAGCAAAATTAAGGGAGCAGAAAAATATGCCTTAAAATTCTTTTCATTAAAAGATATAGAGTATATAAAAAATTTGAAAGAAAGTTCTACTGTTACTATACTCGGTGGAGGAGCTCTAGGGGTTGAATTAGCAGGAGCTCTCGTAAAAAGAGGATTTAAGGTAAATGTCGTTGAGGCTGAAAACAGATTGGTTCCTTATTTAAGTTCACAATTTTCAGTAGAGGTTGAGAAAATTTTGAGGGAACAAGGCGTCCAAATTATACTTAAAGCTAAGGTGGAAGAGGTAAAAGAGGGGGAGATAGTGACAACTCAAGGAATTATAAAGACTGATTATACGATATTCTCTGCAGGTTTCTCGGGCCCTAAAATTATAAGCTATATAGGACTAACTAATAAAAATAATAGAATGCTAGTAGATAGATCATTAAGGTCGATTGATTACGATTTCGTTTATGGTGCGGGGGATTGCGCTAATTTCAAAGAGGGCTTCATTCCTCAATCTGCACAAATAGCCTTACAAGCTGGAGAAATTGCAGCGAAAAACGCAAAGGGAAGGGAGATTGAGTTTAAACCTAATCAAAAGGCAATAGTACTTAAGATAGGTGACAATTATGTAGGTGAAATTAAGGGCATGACTATAAAGGGACCTATACCAGCCCTAATGAAGTCCTTCGCCTTAAGTATGCTAGAAAATAAGGTTAAGAAGGTAAATGAGATACCCTATCTCATATTATGA
- a CDS encoding biotin/lipoyl-containing protein, whose protein sequence is MQIEVKIPEDIWPRRRDWGGEIVSVYVKEGDSVNVGDLIAEVEIEKVILKIVSQFKGKIVKILVKEGDKVGPGSVIAVMEVL, encoded by the coding sequence GTGCAAATTGAAGTAAAAATACCAGAGGATATATGGCCTAGAAGAAGAGATTGGGGAGGAGAAATAGTTTCAGTATATGTTAAGGAAGGTGATAGTGTTAATGTAGGGGATTTAATAGCGGAGGTTGAGATAGAGAAAGTTATACTAAAAATCGTCTCACAATTTAAGGGCAAGATAGTTAAAATTTTGGTAAAAGAGGGAGATAAAGTAGGTCCAGGATCAGTAATTGCAGTAATGGAGGTACTGTAA